The following proteins are co-located in the Apium graveolens cultivar Ventura chromosome 5, ASM990537v1, whole genome shotgun sequence genome:
- the LOC141659535 gene encoding uncharacterized protein LOC141659535: MGLLVSSLEMLLLVLLCFFFSLPRLRAQSSAQEALDELIQDYAFRAFVRPRTGVPYDGIPPSNLSGIRISAMRLRSGSLRIRGVLEGFKEFTLYPGIIEQPYVERLVLVYRNLGNWSATYYPLPGYIYLAPVVGLLAYDATNLSAKHLQELDILASGRPMSVEFPDVILAPDGSVPKCVSFDLHGGVNFSNVVSRNRCSTVQQGHFSIVAKSTAPPPAPVSPRPSNMPPRPKHRDKEKDDDNSKVWIIVGSVVGGFVLLSLLGILILWLRRYRRKKRMQKMEKAAEVGEALHMASIGSTKAPAAMVTRTQPTLETEYMP, from the coding sequence ATGGGGCTTCTTGTTTCGAGTCTGGAGATGCTTCTGTTGGTGTTATTGTGCTTCTTTTTTAGTTTGCCAAGACTTAGAGCTCAGTCTTCTGCTCAGGAGGCTTTAGATGAACTTATTCAAGATTATGCATTTCGGGCCTTTGTTCGTCCGAGAACTGGGGTACCGTATGATGGGATCCCTCCCTCAAACTTGTCGGGGATTCGTATTTCTGCAATGAGGCTGAGGAGTGGTAGTTTAAGGATTAGAGGTGTTCTTGAGGGGTTTAAAGAGTTTACACTTTATCCTGGGATTATTGAGCAGCCTTATGTTGAGAGGCTTGTTTTGGTGTATCGAAATTTGGGTAATTGGTCTGCGACGTATTATCCTTTACCGGGGTATATTTATTTAGCTCCGGTTGTGGGTCTTCTTGCTTACGATGCTACTAATTTATCAGCGAAACATTTGCAAGAGTTGGATATTTTGGCATCTGGACGACCGATGTCTGTAGAGTTTCCAGATGTAATATTAGCACCGGATGGGTCAGTTCCTAAGTGTGTTTCGTTTGATTTGCATGGTGGTGTTAACTTTAGCAATGTGGTTTCGAGAAATAGATGTTCTACAGTCCAACAGGGGCATTTCTCTATCGTTGCCAAGTCCACTGCCCCTCCCCCTGCACCAGTATCTCCTAGACCATCTAATATGCCCCCGAGACCTAAACATAGAGATAAGGAGAAGGATGATGATAATTCCAAGGTTTGGATAATAGTTGGCTCAGTGGTTGGTGGATTCGTGCTTTTGTCTTTGCTAGGAATACTGATACTATGGTTGCGGAGGTATCGACGGAAGAAGAGAATGCAAAAAATGGAAAAGGCTGCAGAGGTTGGGGAAGCTTTGCATATGGCATCAATTGGAAGTACTAAAGCACCAGCAGCAATGGTGACACGAACACAACCTACCCTTGAGACTGAGTACATGCCCTGA
- the LOC141723319 gene encoding uncharacterized protein LOC141723319 — translation MDFGTMRAKLHEGMYATFEQFEHDVFLISGNAMSYNSPGTTYYRQGRAMDELAQKVFYVLKTDPENFESEFLDTRRRSGRRCQGKAKECAFNSNARTSANFKTVSVTNDISTKQKRNHSSTPRRKLRGISLAARTGGRRDQYDLFSGAPDDTGSNLDIPDRRSTCAPEMLFANTSRSRLAHLYADPRQFLLVNQNDLSYIKSLMSFVKDLGPTAQMVARQKLEGTQDKVRQVRDSALSGWETEIMTNPSSDQKAVDLYHNGKHTVKNPRNDLLKDKWPNADHDRKERNYNEIGVPRSPICAPNLDERSYDKDNLNGSDKASRRRRKKHHGTNKPGTLDLGLESCTLNNHQLVDSVCTIGKHASKFTATSCIQVPPLRDVESCHSRSKAKENAITAIGTTSSPWSMGFSSFSSRLSSKNQGTISPANKNHDASDRYGGAMMISSSSNSNVTSSSQAKQYPPGVLSSGSSSTAFTFDIPFLKSQLNQMNVTGQEKDRVEMQRGLFQQPHSSAEAAQRHGNLCDPKGGYIKVPVHFADQPSSLSAAAAAQSSFKMHMDSQSASRSLSIVNSTMATAFPVGIAADDTKLTLKL, via the exons ATGGACTTTGGCACAATGAGGGCTAAACTACATGAAGGAATGTATGCAACATTTGAACAATTTGag CATGATGTATTTTTGATATCTGGGAATGCAATGTCTTATAATTCTCCGGGAACCACATATTACAGACAG GGTCGTGCTATGGATGAACTAGCGCAGAAGGTTTTTTATGTTCTGAAGACTGATCCGGAAAACTTTGAATCAGAATTCTTGGATACTAGAAGAAGATCTGGAAGGAGGTGTCAGGGCAAAGCAAAGGAGTGTGCCTTCAACTCAAATGCTAGAACTAGTGCAAATTTCAAAACTGTCAGTGTGACTAATGACATATCTACCAAGCAAAAACGGAACCATTCATCAACTCCCAGGAGAAAACTGCGAGGAATCTCTTTAGCTGCTAGGACAGGTGGTCGTCGTGATCAGTATGATTTATTCTCGG GTGCTCCAGATGATACTGGATCGAATCTTGATATACCAGATAGACGTAGCACCTGTGCTCCTGAAATGCTTTTTGCCAATACTAGTCGTTCGAGACTTGCACACTTGTATGCTGATCCAAGACAATTTCTGCTT GTGAATCAGAACGATCTTAGCTACATTAAAAGCTTAATGTCGTTTGTTAAAGATTTAGGACCGACAGCACAAATGGTGGCCAGACAGAAGCTGGAAGGCACTCAAGACAAAGTTCGTCAGGTACGCGACTCTGCCCTGAGTGGTTGGGAAACCGAGATCATGACCAATCCATCCTCTGATCAGAAAGCAGTCGACCTGTACCATAACGGGAAGCACACTGTCAAAAACCCAAGAAATGACCTTTTAAAAGACAAGTGGCCTAATGCTGATCATGATAGAAAAGAGAGAAACTATAATGAAATCGGAGTGCCTCGTTCTCCTATCTGTGCTCCCAACCTTGATGAAAGATCATATGATAAGGATAATTTAAACGGAAGTGACAAAGCAAGTAGAAGGCGAAGGAAAAAACACCATGGTACCAACAAACCTGGTACTTTGGATCTGGGATTAGAAAGCTGTACATTAAATAACCATCAGTTGGTTGACAGTGTGTGCACTATAGGGAAACATGCATCCAAGTTTACAGCAACATCTTGTATTCAAGTACCTCCCTTACGAGACGTAGAGAGCTGTCACTCCAGATCAAAAGCAAAAGAGAACGCAATCACAGCCATTGGAACCACATCATCTCCATGGAGCATGGGATTTTCAAGTTTTAGTAGTAGATTAAGTTCCAAGAATCAAGGCACAATCAGTCCAGCAAATAAGAATCACGATGCAAGTGATAGGTACGGTGGAGCAATGATGATCAGCAGCAGCAGTAACAGCAATGTAACATCCTCTTCACAAGCAAAGCAGTATCCACCAGGAGTACTATCATCAGGATCATCCTCCACCGCGTTTACTTTTGACATTCCCTTCCTAAAATCGCAACTCAATCAGATGAATGTAACAGGGCAGGAGAAGGACAGAGTAGAAATGCAGCGCGGATTATTCCAGCAACCACACTCATCAGCAGAAGCAGCTCAGAGACATGGAAACTTGTGTGATCCAAAGGGTGGTTACATTAAGGTGCCTGTTCACTTTGCTGATCAACCAAGCTCCTTATCAGCAGCTGCAGCAGCTCAGTCATCCTTCAAAATGCATATGGATTCGCAGTCAGCTTCGCGTTCACTTTCGATTGTTAACAGCACCATGGCTACTGCTTTTCCTGTTGGCATTGCTGCAGATGACACCAAGCTGACACTTAAACTGTGA
- the LOC141659536 gene encoding protein PIN-LIKES 6: MLGRFLSEVLVETQGGESLLGSIKIAVLPIAKVFTMCFMGFLMASKYVNILPASGRKLLNGLVFSLLLPCLIFSQLGQAITWEKMLEWWFIPFNVILATISGSLIGLLVATVIQPPYPFFKFTIIQIGIGNIGNVPLVLIAALCRDKSNPFGDSDQCARDGNAYISFGQWVGAIVLYTYVFQMLAPPPEGTFDVEERALPLKTPARESSPEQVPLLLEESEFADSNASTRGKVKSLLHFLYEKLKLKQILQPPIIASVLAMGIGTVPFLKGLIFTPDAPLYFFTDSCLILGEAMIPCILLALGGNLVDGPGSSKLGLKTTAAIIFGRLVLVPPTGLGIVTLADKLGFLPPGDKMFKFVLLLQHTMPTSVLSGAVANLRGCGKEAAAILFWVHIFAVFSMAGWIILYLSLLF; the protein is encoded by the exons ATGTTGGGGAGATTTCTTTCGGAGGTGTTGGTGGAAACTCAAGGGGGGGAATCTTTGCTCGGGAGTATTAAGATTGCGGTTTTGCCTATTGCGAAAGTGTTTACTATGTGCTTCATGGGATTTCTTATGGCTTCCAAGTATGTTAATATCTTGCCTGCAAGCGGAAGGAAGCTTCTTAATGGG TTGGTCTTTTCACTTCTCCTGCCGTGCCTAATCTTCTCTCAACTTGGACAAGCAATCACTTGGGAGAAAATGCTGGAATG GTGGTTTATTCCTTTCAATGTTATTCTTGCCACAATATCAGGCTCCCTGATAGGCTTACTTGTTGCTACCGTCATTCAGCCACCGTACCCTTTTTTCAAATTCACTATTATACAGATTGGAATTG GGAATATTGGGAACGTGCCTCTTGTTTTGATTGCTGCTCTATGTCGGGATAAATCAAACCCCTTTGGTGACTCAGATCAATGTGCTCGAGATGGGAATGCTTACATATCATTTGGCCAATGG GTTGGCGCAATTGTCCTCTATACCTATGTATTCCAAATGTTGGCACCTCCTCCAGAAGGGACCTTTGACGTGGAAGAACGTGCTCTTCCCCTAAAGACCCCTGCCAGGGAAAGTTCTCCAGAGCAGGTGCCATTGCTTTTAGAAGAATCTGAATTTGCAGATTCAAATGCTTCGACGAGGGGAAAG GTTAAAAGCTTACTACATTTTCTTTATGAGAAGTTAAAGCTCAAGCAAATCCTTCAGCCTCCTATCATTGCTTCT GTACTAGCCATGGGAATAGGAACTGTACCATTTTTGAAGGGACTGATCTTCACACCTGATGCTCCGCTTTACTTCTTCACAGACAGCTGCCTAATACTTGG GGAGGCTATGATACCATGCATTTTATTGGCCCTAGGAGGAAACCTTGTTGATG GACCTGGCAGTTCAAAGCTCGGTCTTAAGACAACTGCTGCTATAATATTTGGGCGACTTGTTCTGGTTCCCCCAACCGGACTTGGCATTGTAACATTGGCTGACAAGCTTGGCTTTCTACCACCTGGTGATAAGATGTTTAAATTCGTCCTTCTTCTCCAGCACACAATGCCAACATCTGTGCTTTCTG GTGCTGTCGCAAATCTAAGAGGTTGTGGGAAGGAGGCAGCTGCTATCTTGTTCTGGGTTCACATATTTGCGGTTTTCTCTATGGCTGGATGGATAATTCTCTATCTCAGCTTACTCTTTTAG